GTCTTCAAATCTCTCCCCTCGGTGACCTTCTCTGACTGACCCTCGTATGCCCCCTTATAAGACCCTTGGGTTATCACCTGGGTCATCCAGGGTCGCCTCCCCATCCCAGGATCCTTAACTTCATCTCAGCTGCAGCGTCCCTGTTGTCCTGTAAGGGAACATTCACGGGCCTTGGCGATTGGATGTAGGTGCCTTTGGGGCTGTGATTCAGCCAAACCCACCCCTTGGTGACTTCTGGGTCAGAATCCAGGGGAGAGTTGGGTCCTGAGGTTTGGGGCCTGTCCTCCTCACttgctgtggttcacacctggaCTCTGGGGCTCAGGCCTGCCttccccctttctccctcctggGCGCAGGGCTGCGCTGGCAGGGCTGTCGCTCAGCCTGATGGAACGCCTGGCTGAGGAGTACGGCGCGAGGGTGGTGCGGACACTGACGGTGCAGTACCGCATGCACCAGGCTATCATGCGCTGGGCCTCGGACACCATGTACCTTGGGCAGCTCACAGCCCACTCTTCCGTGGCAGGGCACCTCCTGAGGTGAGTAGCTCGGCCCCACCCGCCGCCCCATCCTTCTGCCCTGGCTAATCCTCTGCGTCACCTGTTTCTACGCAGCAAGCTAAAGTGAAGCTTTCTGCATGAAAGTCGACTCTGAGGCTAGCTTTTTGGAAGAGAGGGTGGCCTTGCCCTGGAGAGCTGGGTCAGGCCCACTCCCTCCCATCTGATGTCCTGATGTGCTCATTGTCCTCCCCTACCTAAGCCTTTTCCTCATGGGAGGGGTCGGTTCTGTTGGGTGGGGCCTCAGTGCTGCACTGTGGCCCCCCTGATGTACTCCCTCTCTGCCTGTGTGCCAGGGACCTCCCAGGTGTGGCTGCCACAGAAGAGACGGGTGTGCCCCTGCTCCTGGTGGACACCGCCGGCTGCGGGCTGTTtgagctggaggaggaggacgaaCAGTCGAAAGGGAACCCTGGTGAGCTTGCTTGCAGATGGCCAGCTTTTTTGTTTAAACATACCTccagctctttaaaaataaaaggcacttAAATTGCCTAATTCCGGGAGGAGCTGAGAGCAGTTGTTGATGGCCGTGAAAAAACGGAGCCCCACACTGCAAGAGGCTGAGCAGCATCATTTTCTCCAGGGTGAGCAGCCCGCTCCTGGGTGAGATGGGCCTGGCAGCATTTTACGGCCTTCTCCTGAATGGTGGCCCAGCTCTGCCTGGCTGGTCTGGTGATGGGAACTGTCATTGCTCAGCTGACACCACCATCTCCCCAGTTCCACATTGAACAGGATGCACGGCCATAGGAGTCAAAAGGCCTTCATTGCTGATGTGAAATTCAAGTTAGTTGGGCATGGCTGGTCCTGGGGCCCTGGGGCCCTGGGACACAGATGATTAGCTCCCAGGAAGCCACCTGAGTGGAGGATCAGCTGGCCATGATAGACAGAAACGTGCCCGAAACATGTGTTGGTGGTGGATGCCCGCTTGGGGCGACCTTGTGCTGCTCAcctgttctttctttccctccaggCGAAGTCCGCCTCGTCAGTTTGCACATCCAGGCTCTGGTGGACGCTGGTGTTCCAGCCCGTGACATTGCCGTGGTCTCGCCATACAACCTCCAGGTATGAGGGTTTCCTTTTGTCCCTCTACAGAGCAGCTGGGGCTCACACAACCTAGAGGGTGAAAGAAAAAGGGTGATTTGTTGGCTGTGGTGACCGAAAAGTTCAGGGGTAGGGCTGACCTTATTGTGACTGGATCCAGGGCCCACATGATGTCGTCAGGGGCCCCTCTGCGTGTTCGTCTGCCCGCCCCACCTTGCCCCGCCCTGCCCCGCCCTGCCCCGCCTGCCCTGCCCCGCCTGCCCTGCCCGGTGCCCCAGCCTTCTGCACTGGCTTGTGTTCTGGCCAGATTTGCCGGGTGACCCCAGCAGCCTCAGGCTGACACAGTCCTTCCACAGGCAGCCCTGGCGGAACAGCCTGTCCTTTTCTGGCATTTCCCACAGGAGCCTCAGCCTTGAGCCTTGCTGGTCTGGCTCAGGTCGTGTTCCCATGCGTATCTCATTTGGTAGGAAAAATGTACCTTCTGGAGTATGGGGAGGATCTGTGGAAGTGGCCATCATACCTTCCTGGTGTGCAGGCATCACACATAGGGCTGTCTGAGGCTGGCGGCTGTCATAAGCCAAAAGAAATGATCAAATGCCAGGGACAGGGTGTGGTGTTGGCGTGCATGCGTGCCCGTGAGGAGGGCGGACGGGAAGCCTTTCCCCATGGGGCTCCTGCAGGCTCCGCTTCCCAGGTCCTGGCTGTTTCGCAGCGTGAGGCCCTCTGCTGAGCTGAAGGGCAGGGTCTTGCTGCGCTGGCATGGGGGGTGAGGAAACCACAGCCCGGCTGGTGTTTCAGGTGGACCTGCTCAGACAGAGCCTTGTGCACAGGCACCCCGAGCTTGAAATCAAGTCTGTCGATGGCTTCCAAGGCCGAGAGAAGGAGGCCGTGATACTGTCCTTCGTCAGATCCAACAGGAAAGGTACGGAGCCCTCGCCAGAGTCCTTTGGGGACAGCACAGAAGTGAATTTATTGATTGAGGGGCATATTGGGTGTCTGCTGGGTGCCACACTGGTTTCTGGCAGTGTGCTCATGGTGCAGCTTCTGTCCTTAGTAAGTTCACGTCAGGCAAAGCACAGGCAGGAGAGTCTGCGGAGGCTCAGAGGCATGAGTGTGCTGTCAGGGAGCAGGTGGCTGGGGTGGCAGCTGGGGGTGCAGGGTGGGCTGGGAATGATCAGGACACCCTGCCGAGGAGGTGGAGCCCCCTGCAGCCCAGAGCTGGCCTTTAGCCTCCATGCACGGAGCCGCGGGGTGTGGTGGTCGTGGCTGTGGTTTCTGTGCTGCTGTGGTGTGTGGGCTTTCCCATTTGGGATGAGAGTTGTTCCCAGAAGCAGGTTTAGTGAACGGGCTTTGTGAGACATTCTCAGAAGGCAGAAGGCAGATGAGGCCTGGCTAGAAGCTATgggggaaagaagggaaggtCCTGGAAGGTTTCTTGTGCTTTCTCCCTGGTGCCAGCTGCAGCCACACCCCAGGCGGCCCCTGAGGCTGGGCTTAGAAGGAAAGGAGTGACAGAACCCAGTTGGGTTCCCCAGAGCCCCACTCAGTCAGCCGTGGCAGCCAGATGCCAGGGCAGGTGTGGCATCACGGTGCCACACGTGGCCGGGCAGCCGTGTGGATGGTGGACCACGCACAGGGGACCACACTTTTGGTGGTGGTTACTGATAAGGGCATAGGAGCCTGACTGTGTTTCTTAGTCTGAAACCTGCTTCTCACTCCCCTCTGGCCTTTTGTAGGTGAAGTTGGTTTTCTTGCTGAGGACCGGAGGATCAACGTGGCTGTCACCCGTGCCCGACGCCACGTGGCGGTCATCTGTGACTCCCGTACTGTCAACAACCATGCATTTTTGAAGACCCTGGTGGAGTATTTCACACAGCATGGGGAAGTACGCACGGCCTTTGAGTATCTTGACGATATTGTCCCAGAAAACTATTCCCATGAGAGCTCCCAGGGTTCCAGCCACGCTGCCACCAAGCCCCAGGGACCTGCTACGTCCACCAGGACCGGAAGCCAGCGGCAGGAGGGAGGCCAGGAGGCCACAGCACCTGCCAGACAGGGCCGGAAGAAGCCGGCTGGGAAGTCTCTGGCCTCTGAAGCCCCATCTCAGCCCAGCCTCAACGGAGGCAGCCCAGAGGGAGTGGAGAGCCAAGATGGCGTGGACCACTTCCGGGCCATGATAGTGGAGTTCATGGCCAGCAAGAAGATGCAGTTGGAGTTTCCTCCTTCCCTCAATTCCCACGACAGGCTGCGGGTCCACCAAATAGCCGAGGAGCACGGGCTGAGGCACGACAGTTccggggaagggaagaggaggttCATCACTGTGAGCAAGAGGGCCCCGCCGGCCCTGCGACCCCGAGCAGCCCTGGGACCCCCAGCAGGGACCGGTGGCCCAGCCCCTCTCCAGCCAGTGCCCGCTAGCCCTGCGCAGACGGAGCAGCCTCCGAGGGAGCAGCGTGGCCCAGACCAGCCTGATCTGAGGACGCTGCACCTGGAGAGACTGCAGAGAGTCAGAAACGCGCAGAGGCAGCCCGCCAGCAAGGAGCAGCAGGCCTCAGGGCAGCAGAaacttccagaaaagaaaaagaaaaaagaagccaaaGGTAAGTCAACTAATAAGAACATGGGGCAGTGTCCCCTCACTGGTGCTGGCCCCACTTGGAGCCCACCTGCCACCATCAACAGAAGGAAGGGCTTCCTCCTGGTGGCGCCGTGCCTGTGTCATTTTAGCTTTATTTTCAGTCATGCCACTCCCAGCTCCGTCTGGGCTCCCCTAGGTCGGTGATCAGGTCACGGGCACCTTCTTGTCCCAGAGCCTGTGTGGAACTCAGCAAGTAGGCAGCACTCAGAGCATGTCTGCGGCAGCAGGAGGGGCCTGGAAGAGCAAACATGGACGGCTCCCTGGAGCCCCTCGGGAACGGAGCGATCACGGGGTCCCATGCAACATGTGGCCCTGGAGGGTGGAGGTCTTGCACAGCGAAAGGGTGCACTCTGCCTGGAAGTTGTCATGGGCAAAATGCTCAGAACCACAGGGGCTGGCTGAGCGCAAAACCATTCTTGCCTGTGGGCCATGTGGAGTCCCTGGGTGGGCTCTGCCCCATTTGCCACATCCTGCATTGTGCCCACCCCGCAGGAGCTGGCTAGGCATGCAGTGGGAGTTGCCCAGGCATATGCTGGCAGAGTGTGTAGACCTGGTCGGTCTTGGGGATCTCCTGCTACCGCCATTTTCCTCAGCAAGAGCATGCAGGAGTTCCAGCTTGCATTGATTCATTGAATTCCTGAAGCGAAGCTACACCAGCACATGGGTGGCTTTGAAAGGGGCCTCCCAGAGCCTGGGGCTCCAGAGGAATTCACTCcccaaacatttgttgagcagcTACTGTATGCCACGCTTTGTGCTAGAGGACAGGAGTGATGCCACCCCTGCCCCAAGGCACTGACAGGGTAGCAGAGGGAAGACACATgagctgctttttaattttttttagaattaatagagacggggtctcactctgtcactatgttgcccaggctagttttgaactcctggcctcaagcagtcctcctacctcagcctcccaaaatgctgggattacaggtgtgagccaccgtgcttagCCATGAATTGATTTTAAAACCTTAAATGAGGGGCCAGGTGTTGTCTTTCCGTTTGCCTGAGTGACGCGGGTCTTCTCCAGGACATCCGGCCACAGCTCTGCCCACGGAGGAGGACTTTGAGGCCCTGGTTTCTGCCGCCGTTAAGGCTGATAACACCTGCGGCTTTGCCAAGTGCACAGCCGGCGTCACAACCCTGGGCCAGTTCTGCGAGCTCTGCAGCCACCGCTACTGCCTCAGCCACCACCTGCCCGAGGTATGTCGGCCTCCCCTCCTGCGATCAGACAGTGGGGAGGGGTGGTGGGTTCCGTCTCCAGGAAGCAGACCCTGGGCAGACTTGTTCCAGTTGGAACAGTTAGCTCCTTACGAGCTCCAGATACCTTCAGAAACAGAAATCAGACACTGACTCATGATCGGTTTTCAGCACATCAGGGCACAAGCAAACAAAATGCCTTATTTGCTGAGCTGCAGCCACGTTAGTGGGAATTCTGGGCAGAGGGAATTTTGTCCCAGTGTCCTTGGGTTCTGTCAGTGGCCTAATCTGGTCTGTTTGGCAtaggggaggtgggaggcagagcctgcagcccGTCATCTGAGCTGGCCATGGCCCGGCTGCTGTGTCATTCATTCCTTGAGCCGGGGTTGATGAGAATcccctgggccaggtgtgggcGCCTGTGGGAAGCTGAGGTCTGAACCAGCCTTGTCTCTACCCTGGAGGATGCTGGGCCTGGTGGGGGATCTGAGTAAGAGACCAGCATACGGTACCAGGTGTTGAGTGCTCCGAGGAAGAAAACCCAGGGCTAGGGTGGCAGCAGGGTCACCCACCCAGATGCAGCAGTCAGGGTGGGCTTTCTGGAGGAAGTAACACTGAGGCTGAGACCTGTGGGACAGAAGGTGGGAGCTGGGCTGGGGAGGACAGGGCCGATGGCGGGTGGGCAGGCAGGCTATCCACCCTTAGAACATGCATAAAGCCCCGGGCCCAGTCAGAGAGTTGGGAGTATAATGTGAGGCAGGATGGCTAGAGTCGAGGCTGGGCATGTCCTGGCGAGCTGCCTGGAGGAGTCAGGCCTGATCTGAAGGTAGTGGGGCACCCTCtagggtgtcagcagggctgtgatGTCACTGGTCTTGGCTGCAGTGTGGATTAGGTAGGCGGAGGCTGGGAGGCAGTGGGAAGTGGCCGCAGGGACTGTGTGGTCAGTCAGGGTGGTGCCATTTCCTGTGTGCACACTCGGGGGCTCCCACCACACCAGGGTGCAGACCACCCCACCACTCTCCCGCCAGGCAGCCTGCAGGGTGAAGGACTGACATGGCGGGAGGAGTGGCCTTCTCTGTTGGGGTGCCTGTGGCCCCCCAGCTCTTTGATGGGCACAGCTGCAGGATCTGCCTCCTTGCCCCTGTGAGCCCAGCAGTGATTCTTGTGTCCTCCCCAGATCCATGGCTGCGGTGAGAGGGCTCGCGCCCATGCCCGGCAGAGAATCAGCCGGGAAGGGGTCCTCTATGCCGGCAGCGGGACCAAGGACAGATCCCTGGACCCAGCCAAGAGGGCCCAGCTGCAGAGGAGGCTGGATAAGAAGCTGAGCGAGCTCAGCAACCAGAGGACCAGCcggaggaaggagagggggacGTGACTGGCCGCATCCTCGCACGCCCCGCGGAGCTCTCTCCATGGTAGCCCAGGGCGCCGCCAGACCATGCTCCGCCTCCACCAGGGCCACAGAGGAGCGGAGGGGCCTATGGGGGAGGAGTGGAGGGCCCTGTGGGGGAAGGTTGGGTTTTTGGACCCCAGGGATGAGCTTTTCCGATGTCACAATGTGGAGGAAAGCACCTGGGGGACAACAGTGCTCGTGCAGGTGGGGCTCGGGAAATGCACGTCCCTTCCCCTCACTCCCCGCCAAAACCCACATCCCAGCCTCTGGATCCTGGGGAAGGTTCCCGTCCCTGGAGAATATCCAGGGCCTCAAACTTGAAGTCACTCCTCCAATGTCTGGGACTTGCCAGCTCAGCCCATTAGGATGAGGGTGCTGAGAGGAAACAGGAAACAAGACTCTGCGAATGGCGCTCAGGCAGGGAGCAGGGAGTGGCGTTTGGCTTGCACGTTCCCATGCGGCCAGATGCTGGGGCCACTTTCCTTCTGTCTGCTGTTTGCTGGTGACTGCAGTGTTCCCCCTCCTCCTCACCACGGGGCTCCTGTGAGTCTAGAGGGCACCTCTTTCTGGCCTGTGCACCTCTCTCTGGCTTATAAAGGCGCCTGGCCTGTGCCATCCCCTCCTTGTTGCGCCTCACCGTGGGGACCAGGTGAGCCGGCTCTCCCATGTGGCTGTCCCGGGAAAGCTGCCCCACAGCCTCAGCATCTTCAGCACTTACCGATCCAGAGCCTCCCGGCCTTCTCTGGTGCCCTGTACCAACTCTTCTATTTAAGAGAACCTCAGATGATGTACCTGAGCCTCAGGGTTTTGTTTCAGAgggatataaattatttaaaaattaaatgaaaacgtTGCACACTGCCCCAGTGTGTCTGCTGCGGGTCTAAGGGGCGTGCCCTTTGCCTGTTCTGCTCAGCTGCTGTGCCCTCCCCGCCGCGTCTCTCAAGCCCCCTCTCCTTCTGACCTCTCTGTGGCAGACTCTCCCGGTGCAGGCTCCTCTCTCCTTAAATCCCATTCATGTCCTTTTATGTCCCCGATGGTTCTGAGTGAGGTTGAGCTTCCCTGACCTGCACCTAGGGTGGCTGTCCCCCAGAGGCCATTTACGCAGCGCATTCGGCTAGTGTGTCCTCAGGCCAGGCCTGCACGCTTTGACTGCCGTGTTCTTGCTGGTCCTGGGTGACTCTCCCCTCCTACCTGGGCTGACACCCCACCCTGGGCCACTagagcccctcctcctccccctgtcCTAGACGCCTTCCTTGTCTGTTCCCGTCAAGTGGCTTTTGGACTGAATTGTTTGGGAAGGGGACCAGGACTCTACTGCATTTTGTGTCAAGTGCGGCAGAGTTAATCTGGTTGTTTCCATAAGTGCTGAGCACCGTGCACAGAAGGCTGCAGTTCTCATGCTCTTTGAGGACCCGTGGCTGTGGGAGGCATTTGTGTAATGATGCTCTTGGGGGATGAGGGCACCATTGGAAGCATCTCCCGGTTGACACAGCACACAGGGACAGGTGTTCTTCCTgcaggggcgggggcgggggtgcCTGCTTAAGCTCCCTAATTTCCCAGAATCCAAACAGCTGATAAGAGTCCTGCCCTGGGGTTGACACGGATGCTGAAAGATGTTGGCTCTTGGGTGGGAGACAGCCGACAGCCACACTCCCTCCCTCCTAGGTAGCCTGTCTGCAGGAGAGAAGGAGGCCAAAGAGAAACAGACCCAAAAATGGGGGTGGGAGAGTGACCTGATGACACTGTTTGAGCACCTGGATGTAGCCATGCCTGACCTCCACCCCATTCTTCCTGGTGTCCTGAGCTAGTAAATCCCCTTTTTTAGCTGAAGAAGTCTGCCTTGGGTTTTTGTCACTTGCTGCCAAAGAATCTTTGCTGACCCAGTCATGCCCACATCTGTTTATCTTATCGGGCATACCCCTCCCAGCATGGAGGCAGTATGGAATTAGTGTCGCCCCACTCATTAGAGAAGGCACGATTGGAATCCAAGCCCTGTACCTTTATCCAGGTGTTCTTCTGTGGGCCGTCCCACCAGGAGGAGCTTGAAGTAGAGGAAGGCAGCCAGCATCAGCGGTGGGCCGGGCGGTTGGGGGGTGGAAGCTTCTGGAATCGGAGGGACCTGAGTCTGAATGCCAGCCAGCACCACTGTCCACTGAGGTGTGGCCTCAGCAAGTCACctctcctctctgagcctgtttgtCATCTGTGAAGCAGGACGGGAACAGTTGCTGCCGCGCCAGCTGTGCTAAGTGGAAGACATGAAGTGCATCATCACGTCCTTGCGGGACCTGGCTCCGGGTTCGTCGTCTCCCTGGCTGTGCCCCCCAGCCTCCTGCATGGAGCCTTCTCCCCTTCAGCGCTGACCACCGCGGCCCTTGGTGATGCATTGTTAAAATGCCAGAACCCAAGGTTGCAACATAAAAAGTTTACATTTCTCATCCCAGAGAGGCCTTGTTAGGAAAATATTTGTAGCTGGTTGTTTGAAAAGTACCCTACAGTTTGGCCTGGATAGGGTaacccaaaaaaaggaaaaaagtttccCAAGCCAAACGTCTCCCTGGCCAGCTGGAGTGTGGTTTTGCTGACAGTAGCTGCAGGCTGTAGCCCACCCGGGCCGGAACTGGGTGGAAGGGAGTAGAGGACTCCCTTCTAAGGAGAACTGCCCACCTCCACCCGTGCGGCTCCCCTGAGGTAGCCCCGCCATGTGCTCCTTTCCGGGGGTGCCGGGCAGGGCAGTGGGCACAGGCAGGAGCCCCTGCCAGCTCTGGGCTTTGCTCCTGAGTTTACTTGGGATGTGCTGCATGccttggggcctcagtttcctcctctgtaacatGGGGAAGTAACAAGACCTGTCTCAAGGTagctgtgaagatgaaatgatcAAACACACAAGGCCTTGGGTACGGCGCCTGGCTTCTAATAAATGTGTTGCCCTCCTCCTCGTCATCTTGCAAAGCAGCAGTGGAGAGGAACGAGACGGCACGTGCCGCCTATAGAAGGGTTTCAGCAAATGGCCTTTCCTACCAGAGACAGAGGCAAGAGTGCCCAGGTCCCAAGGGCCCACCGGTCAGCTGCTGGTGGAAGTTGCAGGTCCCCCAGTGTGGGTCTGCCTGGCTTCCTTGCACCCAACACAGCTCGCCCCCGCCCTGTGCCGAGCAGGCCAAGGGCGGGCCAAGGGCGGGCCTAGGGCAGGCCTGCTCTGTTTACCTTGGTTTGTTTGGAGCTGCCCAGAGGGATCCCAGAGTGGGCTGAAGGGCACCACGCTGCTTTGGGAGGTTTTAGGCCCACGTTATAGCCCTGGCACTTAAAAGGAATTGTGGTCACTGCTGGGAGCATAGCAAAAGCTGCAGCCTTATTTGGTCTGGAAACTTCTTTGCTTGCAGGAAAAGCAGAATGGGGAAGCAGCCTCTCGTGTGGGTGGGCAGATTGGGGCCAGTTCTTCATTACCCAGGGATATGAATTACTTTGCTACCTCACTTGGCTCTGGTTTTGGCTTCTGGCCTTCTCCACTGAAGCTGCAGCTCACAATCTCCCCCGGCCCTCAGCTGCCAATGAGCTGTTCTGTTGtgcagctttattgaggtgtaattgtCATGCCATAGAATGCACTCGTTGTAAATATACGATTCAGATTCGATGATGTTAGTACACATGGGGCTGGGCCACATACCCCCACCTGTCCCTACTGCTGGGTGCTGGTCTGCAGTTAATCTCTGCTCCTGCCCTCAGCCCCAGGCAGTCACCAGTCAGCTTTCTGTCCCTAtacatttgccttttctggaaacttcatataaatatagactgtCCCCAACTCCCCGTGGTTTTGACGTAacgattttttgactttacaatggtgcaaagGCTtgtatgcattcagtagaaaccaccATTCTGTGTTCATGttcagtacagtattcagtaAATGACATGAGAAATTCAACACTTATATTATCAAATAGGTTCTGTGTTAGATGAGTGTGCTCAGTAATCGTTCTGAGCATGTGtagggtaggctaggctaagctacgATGCCCAGGAGGTCAGGTGTATTGAAAGCATTTTCAGTCTGCAATGTTTTCAATTCCCCATGGATTTGTGGGGCACATATTCCCATCATAAGTCGAGGAACATCCGTATCCAGCCCCGTGCATCTGCGTTCTTTTACTTCACCTGATGTTTTTGAGGTTTGCCCATGTGGTGGCGTGTATCAGTGTTTCAGTTCTTTTTATTGTCAAACAATGtcccattgtatggatacaccCATTTAGTGTATCCACTCATCTATTGGATATTCagattgcttccactttttggctgtttTCACCCATGAGGCTGCTATGAATATTGATCGTTCAAGTCCTTCTGTGAAaacatgcattttcatttttcttgggtagattcttagaagtggaattgctgggtcataagtTAGTTTATTCATTTAAGAAACTACCAGGCTTTTCCAGAGAggttataccattttacattcctgccagctATGTATGCGGGTTCTAGTTTTTCTgttcttgccaacatttggtattgtctgattattattactattaccgCCATGTTGGTGGGTATATACTAtgatctca
This genomic window from Pan troglodytes isolate AG18354 chromosome 9, NHGRI_mPanTro3-v2.0_pri, whole genome shotgun sequence contains:
- the IGHMBP2 gene encoding DNA-binding protein SMUBP-2 isoform X2; protein product: MLWLHADASRPKVTVREDAAMAAAIFPQPRPETETTRTAYVTHGPGGEHRSRCNTGPAQKRDVGCSRPRPAAAMASAMASAAVESFVTKQLDLLELERDAEVEERRSWQENISLKELQSRGVCLLKLQVSSQRTGLYGRLLVTFEPRRCGSAAALPSNSFTSGDIVGLYDAANEGSQLATGILTRVTQKSVTVAFDESHDFQLSLDRENSYRLLKLANDVTYRRLKKALIALKKYHSGPASSLIEVLFGRSAPSPASEIHPLTFFNTCLDTSQKEAVSFALSQKELAIIHGPPGTGKTTTVVEIILQAVKQGLKVLCCAPSNIAVDNLVERLALCKQRILRLGHPARLLESIQQHSLDAVLARSDSAQIVADIRKDIDQVFVKNKKTQDKREKSNFRNEIKLLRKELKEREEAAMLESLTSANVVLATNTGASADGPLKLLPESHFDVVVIDECAQALEASCWIPLLKARKCILAGDHKQLPPTTVSHKAALAGLSLSLMERLAEEYGARVVRTLTVQYRMHQAIMRWASDTMYLGQLTAHSSVAGHLLRDLPGVAATEETGVPLLLVDTAGCGLFELEEEDEQSKGNPGEVRLVSLHIQALVDAGVPARDIAVVSPYNLQVDLLRQSLVHRHPELEIKSVDGFQGREKEAVILSFVRSNRKGEVGFLAEDRRINVAVTRARRHVAVICDSRTVNNHAFLKTLVEYFTQHGEVRTAFEYLDDIVPENYSHESSQGSSHAATKPQGPATSTRTGSQRQEGGQEATAPARQGRKKPAGKSLASEAPSQPSLNGGSPEGVESQDGVDHFRAMIVEFMASKKMQLEFPPSLNSHDRLRVHQIAEEHGLRHDSSGEGKRRFITVSKRAPPALRPRAALGPPAGTGGPAPLQPVPASPAQTEQPPREQRGPDQPDLRTLHLERLQRVRNAQRQPASKEQQASGQQKLPEKKKKKEAKGHPATALPTEEDFEALVSAAVKADNTCGFAKCTAGVTTLGQFCELCSHRYCLSHHLPEIHGCGERARAHARQRISREGVLYAGSGTKDRSLDPAKRAQLQRRLDKKLSELSNQRTSRRKERGT
- the IGHMBP2 gene encoding DNA-binding protein SMUBP-2 isoform X1; this encodes MLWLHADASRPKVTVREDAAMAAAIFPQPRPETETTRTAYVTHGPGGEHRSRCNTGPAQKRDVGCSRPRPAAAMASAMASAAVESFVTKQLDLLELERDAEVEERRSWQENISLKELQSRGVCLLKLQVSSQRTGLYGRLLVTFEPRRCGSAAALPSNSFTSGDIVGLYDAANEGSQLATGILTRVTQKSVTVAFDESHDFQLSLDRENSYRLLKLANDVTYRRLKKALIALKKYHSGPASSLIEVLFGRSAPSPASEIHPLTFFNTCLDTSQKEAVSFALSQKELAIIHGPPGTGKTTTVVEIILQAVKQGLKVLCCAPSNIAVDNLVERLALCKQRILRLGHPARLLESIQQHSLDAVLARSDSAQIVADIRKDIDQVFVKNKKTQDKREKSNFRNEIKLLRKELKEREEAAMLESLTSANVVLATNTGASADGPLKLLPESHFDVVVIDECAQALEASCWIPLLKARKCILAGDHKQLPPTTVSHKAALAGLSLSLMERLAEEYGARVVRTLTVQYRMHQAIMRWASDTMYLGQLTAHSSVAGHLLRDLPGVAATEETGVPLLLVDTAGCGLFELEEEDEQSKGNPGEVRLVSLHIQALVDAGVPARDIAVVSPYNLQVDLLRQSLVHRHPELEIKSVDGFQGREKEAVILSFVRSNRKGEVGFLAEDRRINVAVTRARRHVAVICDSRTVNNHAFLKTLVEYFTQHGEVRTAFEYLDDIVPENYSHESSQGSSHAATKPQGPATSTRTGSQRQEGGQEATAPARQGRKKPAGKSLASEAPSQPSLNGGSPEGVESQDGVDHFRAMIVEFMASKKMQLEFPPSLNSHDRLRVHQIAEEHGLRHDSSGEGKRRFITVSKRAPPALRPRAALGPPAGTGGPAPLQPVPASPAQTEQPPREQRGPDQPDLRTLHLERLQRVRNAQRQPASKEQQASGQQKLPEKKKKKEAKGHPATALPTEEDFEALVSAAVKADNTCGFAKCTAGVTTLGQFCELCSHRYCLSHHLPEVFFCGPSHQEELEVEEGSQHQRWAGRLGGGSFWNRRDLSLNASQHHCPLRCGLSKSPLLSEPVCHL